TAGAAATGGGATAGTCGGAATACCAAGGAAGCATTTGGAGGAAAAGACAAAGGCATTGAAGGATCAAGATGAATGGGCTTCATTCATTGATGTCTTGGCACTATTGGTATTTGGAGTCATCCTTtttccgaatgtggatgggCTAGTGGACCTAGCGGCGATTGATGCCTTCTTTgcttatcaccatagcaaggaaagtttGGTTGTTGATATTTTGGCTGATGTCTATGACACATTTGACCAAAGATGcgaaaagagcggcgcaagaatcATCTGTTTTACACctgctctctatgtgtggctagTCTCACACCACTTTCGCCATGAAAGTAGACCCATCTGTCCCCTGCAAGGTCATTGCTTGTGCGCCAAGAAAGGGAAGACAAACTGGGAGCAACTCTTGGCTAGTGTGGTAGGGGCATCCATTAATTGGTTCCCCTGATGGAAGGAAGAGCCAGGGTTTTATCCTCATGTGAAGGATTCTAAAACGtccccttgatggggacgaggggttgtatcaaTTATAATCCTGTCCTTGTGTTAGTTGCcttatacaactaacttttgtatagaaaacttttacaaaatgtatatattttccccgatttatggttgttttagtaggattgtaaataaattttgctttgtttttatctgtgctcagtagaagccttatgtatggaattaatgtcaatttctcttcaattttaggcaaaaaggagttattttgaagaagtgctaaagttgatgtctcgctaagcgagctcaatgcgcttagcgagtgtcaTCCACTAAGCAAGGCATCAACGCACTTAGAGGATAGGAGGAATCTAGAAGGGAATCTGTCACGTAGGCACGTGCTTAGCGCGTCATCAGCTCACACAGCGAGTCGTTTGTCACCTTCCAGGCTTAGCGCGAGTTTGGTGCTGAGCgaaaattcacttactcgcgctaagcgtgacGTCAAGGTTAGTGAGCCCTTTTTAATCCTAGaatagaagaaagagagagagagcgcTGAATAGCCGTAAGAGCTTGAAGAGTGAAATACACAGAGGCAAAGAACAGAGCAAAGAAGCcaagttttgatcttttaggaagatttgtgagtttttgagtgattgtgagattcctagaggtggaggagacatccccactcccttgtaagcaagaaatttctcttaattcctcttcttcattgtaaaaggagcttccttgctatggaaggctaaatcctcagttggggATTCTTATTGAGTAACTGATGAAAACTCTTTCcctatctaattaaggttgttttatatgttcattgtttctatctgtactttattattgcatgcttgtggcttaatcacccatatgtgtgtactgttaggggctttagcattgaaagatgtattgtctccttagaacttgatagagcaggattAGGTTACCGTATGTCTAGACACAGAGtgcggtaatttagtttttattatattgtgaTCATAAAGCTGTTCAAttaagctaagttcaacaagagacatctgcgaacgaagtttaattagaattaggctaaactcacgAAACATCAGTGTTTAGTACTTGGGCCTttagcatagaacacaaaaacatctttaattagagaaacatccttaTTTGCATCAATTTGCTCGGTAAGAGGACCCAACGCCTTTAGATATCTGTTTTCACCCTTACTTGCTCACGTTTATTGCTTTGTAATTAGAATAGATcatacttttactttcattcgcaatcatgatttttgtttgcaaATTCCTACTTATTGAATAATTCTTTACcaaatgaacaagttccctgagtttgatactcggttcacaccattttaattatttacttgatgacccggtgcacttgccggtagATTTCGCATCCACATAAACAAGTAGTATATCGGAGAGTGAACAccttgccataagacaacttggctaacCCATGAGAGGAGCACCGTCGGaggaaagcatcacgcctttcatcgcatggGGTTTTAGTGACCCCAATGCGAGGATACTTCAAGGAGTCCGCAAGGCGTGGGGCGTAGTgcaaaggaaagataaagagcttaggggaagcaacAATGGGATCATCAACgactatcataagtggctgaagGCTCGAACGCAAGATTTGGATTGGTTCCCAAAGCTAAAGGTTTCAAGCGAGGAAGAGGATGAAACCCCTGAGGAGAGTGAGGAGGTGCAAACCTGAAAGGGCACAAGCAATCAAGGAAAAGTTCAAGACAACGACCATCAAGGTCCGGAAAGAGTGCGACAAACTGAGACATCAATGTGGCCACCACTGAAGCTTTGGAATAGGAAACAAAGAGgacccgaaaggaagaacatggccaaaacaagttttgaggggctttatggggtagcaacaatgagcttaAGCTTCGAAGAGTCGAGAGAGACCAGCCGAGGGTCGAAGGCACAATATTGGCAGACAAGTTGAAGGCTTGCcaaaggtccaaaaggagtttgacCGAACATTTCAACAAGATCGAAGAAAACGTGTGGGACATCATTGACCAATACAAAAAGAAGTTAAGTCTAGTGGCAACCCATGAACAAAGGCTAGAGGACGAGTACGCGAAGGTATCAGTCTTgcaagcagaaagggaagcaagagaCAGAGTAATCGATTCATTACACATATAAGCaatgatgtggatggataggtttgcTTTCACATTTAATGGGAGTCAAGAGCTCCCAAGATTGCTAGCCAAAGCCAAAGCAATGGTGGATGTATACTCGGCCCTCAAGGAAGTTCACGGGCTCCTTAATTATTGTCAGCACATGATCAATCTGATGGCCCACATAGTTAGGAATTGCTAAGGCATTTGTAATTTCGCTTTTATTTTGACAAGATGAACATTTTTTGTTCGTTAATAAAAATGAGTTTGGTTCAATCCTATGCCTTTGCTCAAAATTGTGTGCGAATCCGATACTCTGACAACTTATCTTTGGAATGCATTCAAGTTTAGTTCTTTGTCGCATTATTCACTGCATGTTTGTTcttttaggaaaaacaccataactaaacatgCTCTAAGGCACCCTTATCGAACCTGTTCTAAGACTAGAGTCATGGGTGAAATAGAAAAGGTGCAAAAACATATGAAGGCCGATATGGTGGCCTTGAAAGATCAAAaggcttccatgatggaagccatgtaaagcatgaagagaatgatggaAAGTAACACGATCGCCACTAGGGCCGCCGCTGGGGCAGATCTTACCCATCCCTCTGCCACGAATCAAGCACATCAAGCTGTCCCGAACATGGTAGGACAAGAAGGAGAGGTGTTGGGTAGCACCAGTAGCCCACAGATGGAGTATAATAGAAATGCTTACCCCTACGGCTTACCCCCCAATTATACGCCACCCACCATGCATGAGAATGTTCATCATGCCATTCTCGTTACCTTCGAGGGTCAACAAACCCAGCCTGCAGGCGGCCCTTGTGAAGAACCTCGGGAGCATGCTCAAGGTGACTTTGACCCATATCCCCCATTCACCGCCAAGGGGTCGGCGTTCAATACTATGCCTCAACTCAATACCTCAGGAGCTTCTCAACCCCACCCCTAGCAACCGCTGCATGTCTCAGTAGGGGGGCTGCCTCTAACAgtggaagaaagagaaaagcttGATGTCATCGAAGAGACATTAAGAGTAGTCGAAGGGTTTGGAGATTACCCCTTCGCTGACATGACAAATTTATGTTTGGTACCAGATGTTGTCATCCCTCCAAAATTCAAGGTGCTAGATTTTGATAGATACAAGGGGACCACTTGCCCCAAAAATCACATGAAGATGTATTGCTGGAAAATGGGTGCATATTCTAGGGACGAGAAGccattgatgcatttcttccaagataGTTTGACCAGAGCAGTAGTCATCTAGTACACCAATTTGGAGGCCTCTCgcatccgatcatggaaggattTGATTACTACATTCATTAGGTAATACCAATACAACACTGACATGGCTCATGATAGAACCCAGCTACAGAACATGAGCAAATGGGAGCATGAATCATTTAAGGAGTACGCCCAACGATGGAGGGACTTGGCAGTGCAAGTGGCACCCCCATGGTCAAAAGAGAAATGATCACGATGATAGTAGACACACTGCccgtgttctactatgaaaagttggtgggctacatgccctctagCTTCGTGGATCTAGTGTTCACGGGCGAGAGGATTGAAGTATGCCTAAAAAGAGGGAAGTTCAACTATGCCGCCCCTGCCAGTACAAGTAACAGAAGATTCGaagcaactggggcaaagagGAAATAATGGGATGCCCATGCCATGACCTCGGCTCCTGCTTGGCTAAAAGCCTAGTAAACCCCTCACGATACTTACTAGTATGCCCAGCATCATCCAAGCTTTTCGGCCTGCACTGAAAACCTCTCTAACTCGACGCCCATCCAGCAAAGGACATCCGCCCAACCACAAAGAGCCCCCACTCAAAACCCAGCTCCTACACAACCTCGCCCCGCCAACGGTTCCAATCCTAGCACGAGTGCCAGTCCGGGGAGGAACCCTCCAGTAAAGAAGCTTCCAGAGTTCGCCCCAATTCTGACGTCATACGGGGACTTGTTGCCATCTTTGATCGCCAACCAAATGGCATTTGTGACCCCCAGAAGGATTTACCAGTCTCCTTTCCCTCGATGGTACAACACTTACACAACCTACGCGCATCATGGGGGCACCCCGGGGCATTCTATAGAACAATGTGTGGCCCTCAAGCATAAGGTTCAAAGTTTGATCAACGCGGGATGGCTAACATTCCAAGAAGATGACCCAAATGTAAAGACAAATCCGCTTGCCAATCATGGGGGATCGACAGTAAATGCAATAGAGAAGTGCGAACTTCAAAGGATGAAGCAAATAAAGGACATGGTAAcctctaggaggtttatctttgaggcgcTGCAAGAGGCGGGCATGATTTTCTTTGATGTGCATAAGGAGGATTCTTTTTTGATGCATCTGAGTGcatcgcatgacatggaaacctgctcGACGGCAGAGGAGCTGCTACAGCGAATGATGGACCAAGGCCGATTTGAGATCGACGATGCAAGCAAGGGGGAGCAACATGTGTGCATGCAATCGGCAGACAAAAGCCCAAGTAAACCCAAACCTTTGGTGATCTATTTCACTAGAGACACTATCTCCCAAAAACCCTGAGGCTCTCAACCTATCTCGGGAAGCAAGCCTGTCCCGTTCCCTTACAGAAGCAACAGGGCTGTCCCATGGAGGTACGCCTCTCAAAAgccaaacaaaaagaaggaCAAGGCCATCGGGGGTGACCTACCCTCTGCCAAAGTTACCAACATCACTGGCATGAGCGGTATGACCCACAGTGGACGTATCTTTGCGGTACCTGACCCGTTGGTGCGATCCAAGGATGCCAAGGGAAAAGCGAAGGTAGGTACGGAATAAAGCGACAAAGTAAGCCCAACTCTGGATGAGGATGTCCCGGTTGGGAGATTCACTGAGAAAGAAGAAGACTTCGGTGGAAAGAAGGTATCCGTTGAAGAAGCAAATGAATTCCTTTGGATCATTCAACAAAGCAAATTCTAAGTGATTGAACAGCTCAACAAGACCACAGTTAGGGTCTCCCTGTTGGAACTACTCATGAGTTTCGAGCCTCATCGAGTGCTGTTGGTTAAGGTATTGAATgaagcccatgtggcccaagatatctctgtgGAGGACTTCGAGGGTATCGTCAACGACATTACTGCCAATAATTACCTCACCTTCACCGATGAGGAGATACCCTTTGAGGGGCGGGGACATAATAGGGCCTTGCATATGTCtttcaagtgtatggaccacatCGTGGCTAAGGTACTGATCGACAATGGCTCATCACTTAATGTTATGCccaatgtcataccctaatttcgtccggggacctttgcttgatgacatgcaacttttgtttggtccttgtgaggtgcttggcacatcattaggcaatttgtgaaattccgggacatgccggaaaacaaaagaaaatattgatgcacaatccgtaaggtttcgtgacacaCCGAAagtcaaatggaagcatcgttgcacaattagtgagcttccgtaacattccgtaagtcaaaaaggggatgattatgtaatccgcaaggttccgtaacattacggaaagaaaacaagtatcgttacgaaattcgtaagttttcgtaactttacgaaaaagaatcacaaaaaaaaaaggtagggggggtgtacttaatgggggtgcaaatagcaaccaggcccacttgggccctccagaagattcctctagaaggctgttgcttctggaggaagcaaccctgctcgcctgggcgagctgggtggcaagcttctcccccaattttctataaatagggggagaagtgaagtgaaaaagggttcagccccttaggcacttctctctctttcgaatttgcttagaaaaattgtttccgtgaagaaaatccaagccgaggcacttccgtaacgtttccgtgagtgatttcgcgaaggttttcgaccgttcttcgacgttcttcattcgttcttcatcgttcttcggtcttcaacgggtaagtacctcgaaccaagcttttcgattcattctatgtacccgtggtggtccacattgtgtttcgtgtattttccttctcgttttcatttactttccgtaccctttttgacgtgcttaagccattttatttaagtcatttctcgcttaacctaaaaataaaataaatttccaccgatcgtttgaattgtattatccgttaacttcggttaaaatgaattccgaccgttcggtcgtaccgtaaccacgttggaaataaaaaaaagaggtaaaataataatataataatcaaaaataccttttagtaaaataaagcgaaaaatcaatcggacgttttctctttgggatttctcattcttaattgaattgactaataactaaagtgaaactaaggctaaaatcgactcgcctagtcaagctcgtccacaaaaataggattttgaaagttaaTCATTTCTGTtttttactaagtaaaatggatcgttttcaaggtccaacgccttaaaatgatcaccttttaagtaaaaaagaatcacttgattcacgcataagaaagaactacgtaggtctgatttcctcatcgcaattgaggaatacgtaggagcaaagggaaacacccttgtcgaccacaaaaagagaaaaaatataaaaagggtataaaggatataaatacataaaaagggaacataaaaaatcaaagtcatgtttgcacattcgattaaaggctgccgtcccttgggacagacgtgtggggtgctaataccttccccgtgcgtaaatacaactcccgagcctttcacttaaaagttcgtagatcgcgtcttttccgttttttctgacgttttcctcaaataaacgttggtggcgactccgcgcgtattcctttcgtggaacacgcatcccgcgagtctcgcgtcgccctcccgccgaagggtaggttgcgacagttggcgactccactggggacctgtttttagagagttaggccatttaatcttgtgcaatgctttaccatgacttactcctttgttggtttcccttcattatgttcttgtgtatataaactctttgttgcttttagtgcgttttaaaatgtatgcatgaggtaaatatttattcatttgatgcacacaaacaccaacactatttgcacacactgtgagttgaaaaagggccctatacccgggttcataggaacataaggagtggaggtgaatctgtgagcatgctaggtctccgacttgcttgattacagtgaaccctcatctagggttttcctctttgaaaacatattgttgctagtagtccctactgctgcttgtatgttcttcgaaggggataatacctctagaaaccatcaagagagatatgactaccttgggggttatcactaaatgcctagttagctctctcccttataggtcccttaaataggggcacggagcaaacacgctgcgtgccattttttcacactgccatgcataagtatcatatacccttttgcttatgttcagtgaatattgtcatactatgtacattcccgcattgcgccttttgcatatgcatcgcatatgggttctgtcttgatcccctctatagacaaatcaacggagggtccgggtcaccgttttaaatacatacgttggggcagtttgctacccctagacgttgtgtctaagaaggagacaatgtcCCGGGCACCCGCATTCTTAAattacatctgtgtcatatgcattccttcatgcattcatccattccacccatgagatatcggagttttgatttgcaccagctttttgtctcactttagtaagcatggggacaaatcaaaccggcaagaggttttaccaagtcaaggttaaaggcctagataccaccagcatcaaggaattagggcggttgatggaaccgctccaaatgcaagccttccgcaagacttacggaaagatcttagagttgaccatagtagaggtatccatagaagccattgcatcactcacccaatactacgaccagcctttgagatgcttcacgttcggagacttccaattggtaccaaccattgaagaatttgaggaaattctaggatgtcctctcgggggaagaaaaccatacctttcctctgggtgtctcccctctttgagcagaattgcaactgtggtcaaggattcagcaagaggtttggaccgcataaaacagactcgaaacggcatagcgggcctaccacggaagcacctagaagacaaggcgaggggtatggccaatcaaggagattgggtcccgtttatggatgtgttagctttgctaatttttggggtcgtcctctttccaaacgtagatggtttgg
The Glycine max cultivar Williams 82 chromosome 16, Glycine_max_v4.0, whole genome shotgun sequence genome window above contains:
- the LOC112999780 gene encoding uncharacterized protein, which gives rise to MEGLGSASGTPMVKREMITMIVDTLPVFYYEKLVGYMPSSFVDLVFTGERIEVCLKRGKFNYAAPASTSNRRFEATGYAQHHPSFSACTENLSNSTPIQQRTSAQPQRAPTQNPAPTQPRPANGSNPSTSASPGRNPPVKKLPEFAPILTSYGDLLPSLIANQMAFVTPRRIYQSPFPRWYNTYTTYAHHGGTPGHSIEQCVALKHKVQSLINAGWLTFQEDDPNVKTNPLANHGGSTVNAIEKCELQRMKQIKDMVTSRRFIFEALQEAGMIFFDVHKEDSFLMHLSASHDMETCSTAEELLQRMMDQGRFEIDDASKGEQHVSNRAVPWRYASQKPNKKKDKAIGGDLPSAKVTNITGMSGMTHSGRIFAVPDPLVRSKDAKGKAKLNKTTVRVSLLELLMSFEPHRVLLVKVLNEAHVAQDISVEDFEGIVNDITANNYLTFTDEEIPFEGRGHNRALHMSFKCMDHIVAKVLIDNGSSLNVMPNVIP